From the Aerococcus viridans genome, the window CTAAAGCTTGAGAAGATTCCGCTTCGAATTCTAATGAAGCATCGTTTAATTGTAATTTTTCCAAGGCTTCACGCAAGTCAACATAGTCTGAAGAATCCACTGGATATAAACCACAATAGACCATTGGGTTCATTTGTTTGTATTCAGCTAATGGTTGGGTTGCAGGATTGGTCGCTAAAGTGATCGTATCCCCAACCCGTGTATCTTGGATAGTCTTAATAGAGGCAGTAATATAACCAACGTCCCCGGCCATCAAGTAGTCACGCGGAATTGGTTTTGGTGACATAATCCCAACTTCAGTAACATCAAACGTTTTCCCATTTGACATGATTTGAATTCGGTCACCATTACGGATAACACCATTTTCCACACGGACACTCAAAACAACCCCACGGTAGGCATCGTATACAGAATCAAAAATCAAAGCTTGTACAGGTGCTTCAATTTCACCAGTTGGTGCAGGTACTTTCTCAACGATTTGTTCTAATAACTCATTGATACCGATGTTGGCTTTAGCTGAAGCTAATACAGCATCAGAAGCGTCTAAACCAATCACGTCTTCAATTTCTTGTTTCACTTTTTCTGGATCAGCTGCCGGTAAGTCAATCTTATTGATGACTGGTACAATTTCTAAATCATTTTCAACAGCTAGGTATACGTTAGCAAGTGTTTGGGCTTCAATCCCTTGTGCTGCATCCACAACTAATACGGCCCCTTCACAGGCTGCCAAAGAACGTGAAACTTCGTATGAAAAGTCTACGTGTCCTGGTGTATCAATTAAATGGAAAATATAAGTTTCCCCATCGTTCGCTTTATATTCTAACTCGATGGCATTCAACTTAATCGTGATACCACGTTCTTGTTCAAGATCCATAGAATCTAACATTTGGTCATGCATCTCGCGATCAGAAACCGTCCCTGTATTTTGTAGGATGCGGTCCGCTAAAGTAGATTTACCATGATCAATGTGCGCGATGATGGAAAAATTTCTGATTTTTTCTTGTCTGTCTTTCATTTCTTGGATATTCATTTTCCATCCCCCTCTTATTTTCAGCAATTATCATTATAGCAAAATTACCCCACTACCACAACATTTTGCCCGCTTTAAGATCAACAAGTCCATCTGTAGTAATAAGTAAATGCTAGATTGAATTTTTCAGCTATTTTTCGAATAAAAATCAGTTGAAAAGTATGGCATCCTAGCCTTAATAAAGTTTCTGTACCAATTAATATAGTGAATGAATTCAAATTCATTTAAATGATGTTGATGAATTTCCGATGACCAATTGAAAGTAGCTAAGAAAGCCCTCACTATTAGCGACGATAGATTCTATCCACTGGCAATAGGAGGCCTCCTTCAGATTTTAAGCCCCAAAACTAAGCCCTCCTAAACGAATAACGAAAAAAAAGTAGCACCAGTCAGATTGATATGCTCCCCCTAAAGTAGACACTTAAAAAAGAAAAATTACTTTAGGGGGATTTTTATGCGTTCAAACAGTAAACATACAACTGAAGAAATCGAAAGATATATTTTGATGTATCTGAATGAAGGAATCAGTTTCAAAGAATTAAAAGAAGCCTATGGTTTATTAATTAATTGGACGTCCTTTTGGGATAAAGTCTTAAGATACCAAGAGCATGGAATTAGTGGGATTCAAGTTAAATCTAAGTACAATAAATATAGCAAAGAATTTAAGGACTTAGTTGTGAAAGAATATTTAGAAGATAGATTACCTATAGGTCAGCTAGCTGTTAAATATAATATCCCAAAAGTTGATACTGTCAGGAGCTGGATAAACAAGTATACTAAAGGGGAAGAAATGAGGAGCTATTCTCCAAAATCCGAGGTGTATACGATGACAGATAAAAAATCAACACAAGAAGAAAAAATCAAAATAGTCCAAGACTGCCTAGCTAATAGTTTATCTTATAAAAAAACTGCTGAGAAGTATCAGGTATCCTACAATAACGTGTATTCATGGGTTCAAAAATATAAGAAGCATGGTCCTGACGGACTAGTAGATGGACGAGGTCGCGGCAAACCAAACTCTGTTCAAACGGAAGAAGAAAGAATCCGGGCTGAAAATGCAGCTTTAAGAGCACGAAATGAGTATCTAGAAACGGAGAACGTAGCGTTAAAAAAGTTAGAAGAAGTGGAAAGAGAGTTGATGTCACGCAAACGAGGTATGAAGCGGAATACCAAACGATCAAGAAACTACAAAAAGAAGGATACAAAGTAATCCATCTCTGTGATGCTTTGGGTGTGAGCAGAGCGGGTTATTATAAGTGGTTGAAACGCAAGCCGACTGCGTCGGAAAAACGGCTTCGAAAGCTTGTTGAATTAATCCTTCAAGTCTATGAAAAGCATAAAGGTATTTATGGCTATCGTCGAATAACTATCTATCTGAACTACTTCATGAACGCTAAAGTAAACCATAAGTGTGTCTATCGTTTGATGAAATTACTGAACTTGAAAGCTGTTATCCGTCGGAAACGATATCGTTACAAGCCCCACAATCCTGCACATATCGCCGATAATGTCCTCAATAGAGAATTCCGAAAGGACTATCAATCGATGGAAGTCTTATTAACCGATGTGACTGAATTTAAGTATGGAGAGAACGCCAAAGCTTATCTTAGTGCCATATTGGATTATGGCGAAAATAAGATCGTAGCCTTTAAACTATCGAAACGTAATGATAATGCCTTAGTTCGTGATACAGTTCGCCAAATTGAAGACAAGATTATATCA encodes:
- the lepA gene encoding translation elongation factor 4, whose protein sequence is MNIQEMKDRQEKIRNFSIIAHIDHGKSTLADRILQNTGTVSDREMHDQMLDSMDLEQERGITIKLNAIELEYKANDGETYIFHLIDTPGHVDFSYEVSRSLAACEGAVLVVDAAQGIEAQTLANVYLAVENDLEIVPVINKIDLPAADPEKVKQEIEDVIGLDASDAVLASAKANIGINELLEQIVEKVPAPTGEIEAPVQALIFDSVYDAYRGVVLSVRVENGVIRNGDRIQIMSNGKTFDVTEVGIMSPKPIPRDYLMAGDVGYITASIKTIQDTRVGDTITLATNPATQPLAEYKQMNPMVYCGLYPVDSSDYVDLREALEKLQLNDASLEFEAESSQALGFGYRCGFLGMLHMDVIQERIEREFNIDLIATTPSVIYHVHKTDGTMVEVANPSEMPDPTYVESIEEPIVKANIMVPQEYVGAVMELAQRKRGNFITMDYLDDIRVDVKYELPLSEIVFDFFDQLKSNTKGYASLDYELGGYQKSNLVKLDVLLNGDVVDALSIIVHRDFAESRGRTLVSKLKDVIPRQQFEVPIQAAIGHKIIARTNIKALRKDVTAKLYGGDVTRRQKLLKKQKEGKKRMKAIGSVEVPQEAFLAILDMGEE
- a CDS encoding helix-turn-helix domain-containing protein; this encodes MTDKKSTQEEKIKIVQDCLANSLSYKKTAEKYQVSYNNVYSWVQKYKKHGPDGLVDGRGRGKPNSVQTEEERIRAENAALRARNEYLETENVALKKLEEVERELMSRKRGMKRNTKRSRNYKKKDTK